In one uncultured Devosia sp. genomic region, the following are encoded:
- a CDS encoding amidohydrolase family protein has translation MIIDCHGHFTTGPAAIELFRDRQMASLADPLRKAPKNLEVSDDQLRDAIETGQLRQQRDVGIDLTLFSPRGGGMAHHAGTAALNERWAQVCNDLIHRVAEMFPHSFVGVCQLPQLEGVEPVYAARELERCVTELGFVGCNLNPDPSGGHWHGKPLTDRSWYPLYEKLVELDVPAMVHVSRSCNENFHSVGAHYLNADTTAFMQLLEGDLFKDFPTLKLILPHGGGAVPYHWGRYRGLAQNMKKPLLTEHLLKNIFFDTCVYHQPGVDLLAKVIPVDNILFASEMIGAVKGIDPETGHNYDDTRRYVEALPLSSADKHKIFEGNARRVYSRLDARLAAVGLLDAA, from the coding sequence TTGATCATCGACTGCCACGGGCATTTCACCACCGGTCCGGCCGCCATCGAACTGTTTCGCGACAGGCAGATGGCCAGCTTGGCCGACCCGCTGCGCAAGGCGCCCAAAAACCTTGAAGTGTCTGACGACCAGCTGCGCGACGCCATCGAAACCGGCCAGCTGCGCCAGCAGCGCGACGTCGGTATCGATCTGACGCTGTTCTCGCCGCGCGGCGGCGGCATGGCCCATCATGCGGGCACCGCAGCGCTCAATGAGCGCTGGGCCCAGGTCTGCAATGACCTGATCCACCGCGTCGCCGAAATGTTCCCGCACAGCTTTGTCGGCGTCTGCCAGTTGCCGCAGCTCGAGGGCGTCGAGCCGGTCTATGCGGCCCGCGAACTGGAACGCTGCGTCACCGAATTGGGCTTTGTCGGCTGCAATCTCAATCCCGACCCCTCGGGCGGGCACTGGCACGGCAAGCCGCTGACCGACCGCAGCTGGTATCCGCTCTATGAAAAGCTGGTCGAGCTCGACGTGCCGGCCATGGTGCATGTCTCGCGCTCCTGCAACGAGAATTTCCACTCCGTCGGCGCCCATTACCTCAATGCCGATACCACGGCCTTCATGCAGTTGCTTGAGGGCGACCTGTTCAAGGATTTCCCGACGCTCAAGCTGATCCTGCCACATGGCGGCGGCGCCGTGCCCTATCACTGGGGCCGCTATCGTGGCTTGGCGCAGAATATGAAAAAGCCGCTGCTGACCGAGCATCTGCTCAAGAACATCTTCTTTGACACCTGCGTCTATCACCAGCCGGGCGTCGACCTGCTGGCCAAGGTCATTCCGGTCGACAACATCCTGTTCGCCTCAGAGATGATCGGCGCGGTCAAGGGGATCGACCCGGAGACCGGGCACAACTACGACGACACCCGGCGCTATGTGGAGGCGCTGCCGCTGTCATCCGCCGACAAGCACAAGATTTTCGAGGGCAATGCCCGCCGCGTCTATAGCCGGCTCGATGCCCGGCTGGCCGCCGTCGGCCTGCTCGACGCCGCATGA
- a CDS encoding ABC transporter substrate-binding protein, whose translation MTTTTPRLTRRLFLGAGAATIGLGFMPAWAQAPAPGKGGILSYNIESDPPNFDLLSNTTSRVLDSIGGCYNGLVQYDPLDPNAIIGDLAEAWEVAEDGLSITFHLRQNVKFHDGMPMTSADVKYTFDVTRDPPEGIVSVRKAALAAVTAIDAPDEHTVVFTLSRPAPGLIASLCPNWFSVLPKHVLEKGQMKDVVVGTGPFKLQNYSNGNSIELVRNPDYFDPDRPFADGINIYIIPDQASVMAYFRSGQLNIFEAMEASLAHEAERDLAGEVTIQSAPSLNAIALHFNLQVKPWDDVRVRKAAALAIDRTAAVAVLFKGDAVLGGMSPPSGTWALPDEALHAIPGFAPVQAPGAIDEAKALLAEAGFPDGFETRLVVRRDDRFGPWGVFLQDQLGKIGIKVNLDPQEAATYSESQKAKAFDIHGGNLSIAVDDPDAIFGNQLVSGAGGNYSQINDPAIDALFLAQSQELDPAKRKAMSNELETMALSQYLVYPVAYSFRFLGTRNDVHDYMLHSQTNNNRRMTGVWIG comes from the coding sequence ATGACCACCACCACACCAAGACTGACCCGCCGCCTGTTCCTCGGCGCCGGCGCCGCCACCATCGGGCTCGGGTTCATGCCCGCTTGGGCCCAGGCGCCTGCGCCCGGCAAGGGCGGCATCCTGAGCTATAATATCGAAAGTGATCCGCCCAATTTCGATCTGCTGTCCAACACCACCTCGCGGGTGCTCGATTCCATCGGCGGCTGCTACAATGGCCTGGTGCAATATGATCCGCTCGATCCCAATGCGATCATCGGCGACTTGGCCGAAGCTTGGGAAGTGGCCGAGGACGGGCTTTCCATCACCTTCCACCTGCGCCAGAACGTCAAATTCCACGACGGCATGCCGATGACCTCGGCCGACGTCAAATACACCTTCGACGTCACCCGCGATCCGCCCGAAGGCATAGTCAGCGTGCGCAAGGCGGCCCTTGCCGCCGTGACTGCGATCGATGCGCCCGACGAGCATACTGTGGTGTTCACCCTCAGCCGTCCGGCGCCTGGCCTGATCGCCAGCCTCTGCCCCAACTGGTTCTCGGTATTGCCCAAACATGTACTGGAAAAGGGCCAGATGAAGGATGTCGTCGTCGGCACCGGCCCGTTCAAGCTGCAGAACTACAGCAATGGCAACAGCATCGAGCTGGTGCGCAATCCGGACTATTTCGATCCCGACCGGCCGTTTGCCGATGGCATCAACATCTACATCATCCCCGACCAGGCCAGTGTCATGGCCTATTTCCGCAGCGGCCAGCTCAACATTTTCGAAGCCATGGAAGCCAGCCTGGCCCATGAGGCCGAACGCGATCTGGCTGGTGAGGTGACGATCCAGAGCGCACCAAGCCTTAACGCCATTGCCCTGCATTTCAACCTGCAGGTCAAGCCATGGGACGATGTGCGGGTGCGCAAGGCGGCGGCTCTCGCCATCGACCGCACCGCCGCCGTTGCCGTGCTGTTCAAGGGTGACGCGGTGCTGGGCGGCATGTCGCCGCCGAGCGGCACCTGGGCCCTGCCCGACGAGGCGCTGCATGCCATTCCCGGCTTCGCTCCGGTCCAGGCGCCCGGCGCCATCGACGAAGCCAAGGCTTTGCTGGCCGAGGCCGGTTTCCCCGATGGTTTCGAGACCCGTCTCGTGGTGCGCCGCGACGACCGCTTCGGTCCCTGGGGCGTGTTCCTGCAGGACCAGCTCGGCAAGATCGGCATCAAGGTGAACCTTGATCCGCAGGAAGCCGCCACCTATTCGGAGAGCCAGAAGGCCAAGGCCTTTGACATCCATGGCGGCAATCTCAGCATTGCCGTCGACGATCCCGATGCCATTTTCGGCAACCAGCTGGTTTCCGGCGCCGGTGGCAATTATTCCCAGATCAACGACCCCGCCATCGACGCGCTGTTCCTCGCGCAGAGCCAGGAACTCGACCCGGCCAAACGCAAGGCCATGTCGAACGAGCTCGAGACCATGGCGTTGAGCCAGTACCTCGTCTACCCGGTGGCCTATTCCTTCCGCTTTCTGGGCACCCGCAACGACGTGCACGACTATATGCTGCACTCCCAGACCAATAACAATCGCCGCATGACCGGCGTCTGGATCGGCTGA
- a CDS encoding L-serine ammonia-lyase, with amino-acid sequence MFLSVFDVFKIGIGPSSSHTMGPMTAARRFLDELRTGDWPRAKNAKPTALTASLHGSLAFTGIGHGTGRAVILGLCGQDPRSVDPDAMDILIAEVERTNQVHPPQHTPYRFRPAVDLIFDKTTTLPGHPNGLQFCAYDTDGQLLLRRVYYSIGGGFVVSAEELEALKQASPAQADVPYPFASARDMLAMAAASGLSIAGMKRANEEASRNRLALDRGIDEIWTAMDCCITRGIGQDGIMPGGLNVKRRARGIFNQLDAQWQRNELTPLMANDWLSLYAMAVNEENASGGRVVTAPTNGAAGVIPAVMKFYLKFNAAAGPQSIRDYLLTAAAIGGIIKHNASISGAEVGCQGEVGSASAMAAAGLCAIMGGTPEQVENAAEIALEHHLGMTCDPVAGLVQIPCIERNAFGAVKAVTAASLALKGDGTHVVALDACVETMRQTGLDMSERYKETSQAGLAVNVVAC; translated from the coding sequence ATGTTCCTGTCAGTCTTCGACGTCTTCAAGATCGGCATCGGCCCCTCGAGCTCCCACACCATGGGCCCGATGACCGCCGCGCGGCGCTTTCTCGACGAACTCCGCACTGGTGATTGGCCCCGCGCCAAGAATGCCAAACCCACCGCCCTGACCGCGAGCCTCCACGGTTCACTGGCCTTCACCGGCATCGGGCACGGCACCGGACGTGCTGTAATTCTGGGCCTTTGCGGCCAGGATCCGCGCAGTGTCGACCCTGACGCCATGGACATCCTAATCGCCGAGGTCGAGCGCACCAACCAGGTCCACCCGCCGCAGCACACCCCGTATCGATTCCGCCCGGCAGTCGATCTGATCTTCGACAAGACCACCACCCTGCCCGGCCACCCCAATGGCCTGCAGTTTTGCGCCTATGACACCGATGGCCAGCTCCTGCTGCGCCGCGTTTACTATTCAATCGGCGGCGGCTTTGTCGTCAGTGCCGAGGAACTGGAGGCGCTGAAACAAGCGTCCCCGGCTCAGGCCGATGTTCCCTATCCCTTTGCCAGTGCTCGGGATATGCTGGCGATGGCCGCTGCTTCCGGCCTATCGATAGCCGGCATGAAGCGCGCCAACGAGGAGGCGTCCCGCAACCGTCTGGCGCTCGATCGCGGTATTGATGAAATCTGGACCGCCATGGATTGCTGCATCACCCGGGGCATCGGCCAGGACGGCATCATGCCGGGCGGACTCAACGTAAAGCGCCGCGCACGCGGCATTTTCAACCAGCTCGACGCCCAATGGCAGCGCAACGAGCTCACGCCGCTGATGGCCAACGACTGGCTAAGCCTCTACGCCATGGCGGTCAATGAGGAAAATGCCTCGGGCGGTCGCGTGGTGACCGCACCAACCAATGGCGCGGCCGGTGTCATCCCCGCCGTGATGAAATTCTACTTGAAGTTCAACGCCGCAGCCGGCCCGCAATCCATTCGCGACTATCTGCTGACCGCCGCCGCCATCGGCGGCATCATCAAGCACAATGCGTCCATTTCCGGTGCCGAGGTTGGCTGTCAGGGTGAGGTCGGCTCGGCCTCCGCCATGGCCGCCGCAGGCCTCTGTGCCATCATGGGCGGCACGCCCGAACAGGTTGAGAACGCTGCGGAAATCGCGCTCGAACATCATCTGGGCATGACTTGCGACCCCGTCGCGGGCCTGGTGCAGATCCCCTGCATCGAGCGCAACGCCTTTGGCGCCGTCAAGGCCGTCACGGCCGCCTCGCTGGCCCTCAAGGGCGACGGCACTCATGTCGTGGCTCTCGACGCCTGTGTGGAAACCATGCGCCAGACCGGGCTCGACATGAGCGAACGCTACAAGGAAACCAGCCAGGCCGGTCTCGCCGTCAACGTCGTGGCCTGCTGA
- a CDS encoding alpha/beta hydrolase, protein MPILKTSKTDRNMNAFCTNVHLYQSTGADDCFGFGNSAWRRRIIAPMVARPDIRATFKGRPGMAEYHYREGKGADDAAPLFFVFHGTGGDENQFFELAGQLITGARVVAPRGDVSEGGALRYFRRTGEGVYDMDDLRMRTEQMVDLVKARKAEGSASRVIGLGYSNGANILASMQFAEPDLFDATVLMHPLIPFAPPKADFAGKHVLITAGQRDPIAPGAATQALQDYFGDNGAESRLFWHPGGHELRQEELRETQTFFASL, encoded by the coding sequence ATGCCGATCTTGAAGACGTCGAAGACTGACAGGAACATGAACGCATTCTGCACGAATGTTCATCTCTATCAATCAACGGGCGCTGATGATTGTTTCGGCTTCGGCAACAGTGCGTGGCGGCGGCGGATCATTGCCCCGATGGTGGCAAGGCCCGATATTCGAGCGACGTTCAAGGGGAGACCAGGCATGGCCGAATATCACTATCGCGAAGGCAAGGGCGCCGATGACGCTGCGCCGTTGTTTTTCGTATTTCACGGGACGGGCGGCGATGAGAACCAGTTTTTTGAACTGGCAGGCCAGTTGATCACAGGAGCGCGGGTTGTCGCGCCGCGGGGCGATGTCAGCGAAGGCGGGGCGCTGCGCTATTTCCGGCGAACCGGCGAAGGCGTCTATGACATGGACGACCTGCGGATGCGGACCGAACAGATGGTGGACTTGGTCAAAGCCCGCAAAGCAGAGGGTTCGGCCAGTCGGGTGATCGGCCTCGGCTATTCCAATGGGGCCAATATCCTGGCCTCGATGCAGTTTGCCGAGCCTGACCTGTTCGATGCCACAGTGCTGATGCATCCGCTGATCCCCTTTGCGCCGCCAAAAGCAGACTTCGCGGGCAAGCACGTTTTGATTACCGCGGGGCAACGCGACCCGATCGCGCCTGGTGCAGCCACGCAGGCGCTGCAGGATTATTTTGGCGACAATGGCGCGGAATCCCGGCTGTTCTGGCATCCGGGCGGCCATGAATTGCGCCAGGAAGAACTGCGGGAAACACAGACGTTTTTCGCCAGCCTCTAG
- a CDS encoding DUF3298 domain-containing protein, with protein MLLFRLVVPVLLLVCAIAPAHAASFDCSAAQTPFEKAICENPDLSRMDEVLAKSFATAIGGLTKNGVTAVRADQRAWLEFAQRACSDDARPLSGGSYDENAVACLADIFGSRSSALENSRMQGGHRFYMLGTYGAVPDPNEVDNPDSYWKVAKHELVYPQLDGDDALAKGFNSFLASRMETLAQIGTNPDVEDMLDPTADTDVAVKVVEVAGTKRITLEATSYWYGHGAAHGSHLIQYLHYYVPEEREVEASDIFAGEGWEKTLADLAWTQLQIEHKEWLQVESVDDIAEIVVQPTRWDLSDDYGLVIQFQPYEISAYAYGAPTITVPWDKLDAIQAENRDAVRYGF; from the coding sequence ATGCTGCTGTTTCGTCTCGTTGTGCCGGTTCTGCTGCTGGTTTGCGCCATCGCGCCGGCCCATGCTGCCAGCTTTGACTGCTCGGCAGCCCAGACGCCGTTCGAGAAGGCGATTTGCGAAAATCCAGATCTGTCGCGCATGGACGAAGTCTTGGCCAAGAGCTTTGCCACGGCTATTGGTGGGTTGACCAAAAACGGTGTGACCGCGGTGCGCGCGGATCAACGTGCGTGGCTGGAATTTGCCCAACGCGCTTGCAGCGACGATGCCAGGCCCTTGAGCGGTGGAAGCTATGACGAGAACGCCGTGGCTTGCCTTGCTGACATATTCGGCTCGCGCAGTTCGGCGCTCGAGAATAGTCGCATGCAGGGCGGGCATCGCTTCTACATGCTGGGTACGTACGGCGCCGTCCCGGACCCCAATGAGGTCGACAATCCGGATTCCTACTGGAAAGTGGCCAAGCACGAGCTGGTCTATCCTCAACTCGATGGCGATGACGCGCTTGCGAAGGGGTTCAACAGCTTTCTCGCCAGCCGCATGGAAACCCTGGCACAGATTGGCACCAATCCTGACGTCGAGGATATGCTGGATCCCACAGCGGATACCGATGTCGCGGTGAAGGTCGTCGAAGTTGCCGGGACCAAGCGGATCACGCTTGAGGCAACTAGCTATTGGTATGGCCACGGAGCGGCGCATGGCAGCCACCTGATCCAATATCTGCACTATTATGTGCCCGAAGAACGCGAGGTCGAGGCGAGCGACATATTTGCCGGCGAAGGCTGGGAAAAGACGCTGGCTGACCTCGCCTGGACGCAGTTGCAGATCGAGCACAAGGAATGGCTGCAGGTCGAAAGCGTGGACGACATAGCCGAAATCGTGGTGCAGCCTACGCGCTGGGACCTGTCGGATGACTATGGGCTGGTGATCCAGTTCCAGCCCTATGAGATCTCAGCCTATGCCTATGGTGCGCCGACGATCACCGTTCCCTGGGATAAACTCGACGCTATTCAAGCCGAAAATCGAGACGCAGTCCGGTATGGCTTCTGA
- a CDS encoding GNAT family N-acetyltransferase: MTDSELTVLREDGATRGRYVIKLAPGFEAEMTYRKAEDGTITVDHTGVPPEYEGRGIAAKLVNKAVADAREQGFKIMPVCSYVVAQFRRHPEWADLHA, translated from the coding sequence ATGACCGATTCCGAACTCACCGTTCTGCGCGAAGACGGCGCCACGCGGGGCCGCTATGTCATCAAACTCGCGCCCGGCTTCGAGGCCGAGATGACTTATCGCAAGGCGGAGGACGGTACGATCACCGTGGACCATACCGGCGTGCCGCCCGAGTATGAGGGGCGCGGTATCGCCGCCAAACTGGTCAACAAGGCTGTGGCCGACGCCCGCGAACAGGGCTTCAAGATCATGCCGGTCTGCTCTTATGTGGTCGCTCAGTTCCGCCGCCACCCCGAATGGGCGGATCTGCACGCCTGA
- a CDS encoding DedA family protein, with the protein MFDIFHTVSAYLEGFLNAISGNFWLTFWFIFAVAIGEAVFILGLFVPSTPVLLLAGGIIAEGRLPFWEVYLAAVIGAIIGDAISYTIGHYLKDSIKEIWPFRNHRDLIAKGESFFARHGGKAVFIGRFIPGVKAVIPGVAGIMGMRYGHFTIINVTSAFVWAAAHILPGMLLTAWLKSIGLSLELVIVFGTLILAALFILLHYYRRILLFFAPWLGGFGRSIQARWATQDGSH; encoded by the coding sequence ATGTTCGATATCTTCCATACCGTGTCTGCCTATCTCGAAGGCTTTCTAAACGCGATATCCGGCAATTTCTGGCTGACATTTTGGTTCATTTTCGCCGTCGCTATTGGGGAGGCCGTATTCATCCTCGGCCTCTTCGTACCCTCGACCCCGGTGCTCCTGCTGGCTGGCGGCATCATTGCCGAGGGGCGCCTGCCTTTCTGGGAAGTCTATCTCGCAGCCGTTATCGGCGCGATCATCGGCGACGCCATCTCCTATACGATCGGCCACTATCTCAAGGACTCGATCAAGGAAATCTGGCCCTTCCGCAACCACCGCGACCTGATCGCCAAGGGCGAGAGCTTCTTTGCCCGGCACGGTGGCAAGGCCGTCTTCATCGGCCGCTTCATCCCCGGCGTAAAAGCCGTGATACCCGGCGTCGCCGGCATCATGGGCATGCGCTACGGCCATTTCACCATCATCAACGTGACCTCGGCCTTCGTCTGGGCCGCCGCCCATATCCTGCCAGGCATGCTGCTCACCGCCTGGCTCAAGTCCATTGGCCTGTCGCTGGAACTGGTCATTGTGTTCGGCACACTGATCCTGGCAGCGCTCTTCATCCTGCTGCACTATTACCGTCGCATCCTGCTGTTCTTCGCACCTTGGCTCGGTGGGTTTGGCCGGTCGATCCAGGCTCGCTGGGCCACCCAGGATGGAAGCCACTAG
- a CDS encoding RidA family protein: MLHHMIASGPRPVAPFSHAVEADGWVFITGQMPTDPEAPDAPLPEGIEAQTRRVVENLKVVLGGIGLALEHVTMARIYMTQFERDYDALNALWPSFFAEGKLPARTTVGVTALAVGALVEIDLVARRP; encoded by the coding sequence TTGTTGCATCACATGATCGCATCCGGGCCACGCCCGGTGGCGCCATTCTCCCATGCGGTAGAGGCCGATGGCTGGGTATTCATCACCGGCCAAATGCCCACCGATCCTGAGGCGCCCGATGCGCCCTTGCCCGAGGGTATCGAAGCCCAGACGCGGCGCGTCGTGGAAAATCTGAAGGTGGTGCTGGGTGGGATCGGGCTGGCTCTCGAACATGTCACCATGGCGCGCATCTACATGACGCAGTTTGAACGCGATTACGACGCGCTCAATGCCCTGTGGCCGAGCTTTTTTGCCGAAGGCAAGCTGCCGGCCCGTACCACTGTGGGCGTCACCGCGCTGGCAGTTGGGGCGCTGGTGGAAATCGACCTCGTCGCCAGGCGGCCATAG
- a CDS encoding fumarylacetoacetate hydrolase family protein, with product MKLMRVGAKGSEKPAILAEDGSIRDLSGVVADIDGQTLIDEGLAKIRATDIGVLPKLSADDRIGPCVANVGKFICIGLNYADHAAETGAAIPAEPIIFMKATSAIIGPNDDVIIPKNAIKPDWEVELGVVIGKEARYVEEADAMDYVAGYCVINDVSERHFQTERGGTWDKGKGSDTFGPIGPWLVTRDEVSDPQKLGMWLDVDDKRYQDGSTRTMIFGVANVVAYVSQFMSLQPGDIISTGTPPGVGMGIKPEPVWLKPGNVMRLGIEGLGEQRQNVKAYSPN from the coding sequence ATGAAATTAATGCGTGTCGGCGCCAAGGGGTCCGAAAAGCCCGCCATCCTGGCTGAAGACGGCTCAATCCGCGACCTGTCCGGCGTGGTCGCCGACATCGACGGCCAGACGCTGATCGACGAAGGTCTCGCGAAAATCCGCGCCACCGATATCGGTGTCCTGCCAAAGCTGAGCGCGGACGATCGTATCGGCCCCTGCGTTGCCAATGTCGGCAAGTTCATCTGCATCGGCCTCAACTACGCCGATCACGCCGCCGAAACCGGCGCAGCCATTCCTGCCGAGCCGATCATCTTCATGAAGGCCACCAGCGCCATCATCGGCCCCAATGACGACGTCATCATCCCCAAGAACGCGATCAAGCCGGACTGGGAAGTCGAACTCGGCGTCGTCATTGGCAAGGAAGCCCGCTATGTCGAGGAAGCCGACGCCATGGACTACGTGGCAGGCTATTGTGTCATCAACGACGTCTCCGAGCGCCACTTCCAGACCGAACGTGGCGGCACCTGGGACAAGGGCAAGGGTAGCGACACCTTCGGCCCGATCGGCCCCTGGCTGGTCACCAGGGACGAAGTATCCGATCCGCAAAAACTGGGCATGTGGCTCGATGTCGACGACAAGCGCTATCAGGACGGCTCGACCAGGACCATGATCTTCGGCGTCGCCAATGTCGTCGCCTATGTCAGCCAGTTCATGAGCCTGCAGCCCGGCGACATAATCTCCACCGGCACGCCGCCCGGCGTCGGCATGGGCATCAAGCCCGAGCCAGTCTGGCTCAAGCCCGGCAATGTCATGCGGCTCGGCATCGAGGGCCTCGGCGAGCAGCGCCAGAACGTCAAGGCCTATAGCCCCAACTGA
- a CDS encoding RbsD/FucU domain-containing protein has translation MLKNIPPILGPDLLGILRAMGHGDEIAIVDANYPADSSGPLLVRMDGLSVTDILDAVLTLMPLDDFVDEAAICMQVVGASSKREPVMDEMDTIIGHHEPKMQLSSMERFAFYDRVSKGYAIIQSGERRLYGNVLLKKGVIRPDA, from the coding sequence ATGCTCAAGAACATTCCACCCATTCTCGGCCCCGACCTGCTCGGCATTTTGCGCGCCATGGGTCATGGCGACGAGATCGCCATTGTCGACGCCAACTATCCTGCAGATTCGTCCGGCCCACTGCTGGTCCGCATGGATGGCCTGTCCGTCACAGACATTCTCGACGCCGTCCTGACGCTCATGCCACTCGACGATTTCGTCGATGAAGCCGCCATCTGCATGCAGGTGGTCGGCGCCTCCAGCAAGCGCGAACCGGTCATGGACGAGATGGACACCATCATTGGTCACCACGAGCCCAAAATGCAGCTCTCCTCGATGGAGCGCTTCGCCTTCTACGATCGCGTTTCCAAGGGTTATGCCATCATCCAGTCCGGCGAACGGCGCCTCTATGGCAATGTCCTGCTTAAAAAGGGCGTCATTCGCCCCGATGCCTGA
- a CDS encoding GntR family transcriptional regulator yields the protein MNNHTSSYSFLARPTTLTRGNVTAEVTQAIRQAIVTLDLPPGSMIDKTQICAELGVSRFPVSEALARLQAEGLVDIAPQRGSTVSLVRIADVREYMLIRKGLESEALRVLIGSHDKSLIDALHANMAAQRQAAERDDAETFHQIDIEFHDIIYRSLGLTRVKTIIDSARANLDRARRLIITPRRLALTIAEHQAIFDGILSGDAAGASRAMRGHIDAVMIELFAFARDNRQVFADGETLGSDSDSFPFG from the coding sequence ATGAACAACCATACAAGTTCCTATTCTTTTTTGGCCCGGCCCACGACGCTGACCCGCGGCAATGTCACCGCCGAGGTGACACAGGCCATTCGCCAGGCCATCGTGACGCTCGACCTGCCGCCAGGCAGCATGATCGACAAGACGCAGATCTGCGCCGAATTGGGCGTGTCGCGATTTCCCGTCAGCGAGGCTTTGGCTCGTCTCCAGGCCGAGGGCTTGGTCGACATAGCGCCGCAGCGTGGCTCGACCGTCTCCCTGGTCCGTATTGCCGACGTTCGCGAATACATGCTGATCCGCAAGGGTCTTGAATCCGAGGCCCTGCGCGTCCTGATCGGCAGTCACGACAAGAGCCTGATCGACGCACTACATGCCAATATGGCCGCCCAGCGCCAAGCTGCAGAACGCGATGACGCCGAAACTTTTCATCAGATCGACATCGAATTCCACGACATCATCTATCGCTCGCTTGGCCTGACCCGCGTCAAGACGATCATCGATTCTGCCCGTGCCAATCTCGACCGCGCCCGTCGCCTCATCATCACCCCGCGCCGTCTGGCGCTGACCATCGCCGAACACCAGGCGATATTTGACGGCATCCTGTCAGGCGACGCAGCGGGCGCCTCAAGGGCCATGCGCGGACATATCGATGCTGTCATGATCGAACTCTTCGCCTTTGCCCGCGACAACAGACAAGTCTTCGCCGACGGCGAAACCCTTGGCAGCGATAGCGACAGCTTCCCCTTCGGTTAA